A stretch of the bacterium SCSIO 12827 genome encodes the following:
- a CDS encoding MoaD/ThiS family protein: MKIRVKLYASLAEHLPAGTKGNEADLEVAADATPATVIAQLGLPEKMCHLVLLNGVYVEPSARAATIFNDGDALAMWPPVAGG; encoded by the coding sequence ATGAAGATCCGGGTCAAGCTCTATGCTTCCCTCGCCGAACATCTGCCGGCGGGGACCAAGGGCAACGAGGCGGATCTGGAGGTTGCCGCCGACGCGACCCCGGCTACGGTCATCGCCCAGCTCGGCTTGCCGGAAAAGATGTGTCATCTGGTGTTGCTGAACGGCGTCTATGTGGAACCCTCGGCGCGGGCGGCCACGATCTTCAACGACGGCGATGCGCTCGCCATGTGGCCGCCGGTGGCGGGGGGCTGA